A stretch of DNA from Sandaracinaceae bacterium:
GCAGGCCATCTACCCACAGCCCGTTGCGGCTCCCGAGATCCTCGAGGCACACGCACCCACGATCCGCGCGGGCGCGAAAGTGCACGCCCGACACCGCACGATCGTGCAGCTGCACGTCGGCCCGAGGCGACGCGCCGAAGGTCCGGAACGTGGAGCGGATCCGCACGCGGCGCGCCTCCCGACCGCCGCCCACCCGCAGCACCAGCTCCGGGCTACCGCACGGTGCGCGCTGCCCCTCGAGCGGAGCGGTCAGGGGTTCGGCGCCGGGGGCGCGCTCGCGGTCACTGGGAGGAACGGCGTGCAGCATGCCGAGCTTGTCGGCGTGCGTGACCGTCGGTTGCGTGGCTCACCCGAAGATGATGTTCACGCAGCTGTTGTTGCTGCAGGTCGCGCCGTCGGCGGCGTCGCAGCAGTCAGCGGTCGTGGAGCAGGTCTCGCCCAGCTCGCGACACTCGTTGCTCGGCGGCGGCACGCACGCGAGGCCCCCATTCCCATCGTCGCCACAGACACCGCCGCAGCACTCGCTGTTGACCGAGCACCCCTCCCCGTCCACACGGCACGCGCGAGGCGCCCAGAACGCCGACACGCTGCGGTGGCTCGGGATCTGCCCCGGCAGCCAGTACGGCACGGAGCTGGGGTCGAAGGTCCCGTCGGCGTTGGCGCGCACGGCCGTGACCCAGACCTGGCCCGGTTGGATGGTGGTCCCGGCGTTGCCCGCCGTGCGGTTTCCGTATGGACGCCGCGAGAGGTAGCTCAGCCAGAAGTACCCGCCCGACGTGAACGGCGAGAAATTGGGCTGGAACTCGAAGCGGTCGCTGGAGGCGACCCGGGTGAGTCGGGTCAGCCCCGTTCCGTCGCGCCGGATGAGGTACAGGGCCGACGTGTTCGCGGGGTCGATGACGACGTTCCCATCGGGGTCGCGCGGGTCGGAGCGAGACCCCGTGCCGTGCGCGAACGCAATCCACTGGGAGTCCGGCGACCAGGTGGGGTAGCTGTCGGTCACACCCCCCTCGGCCTCGCCGCTGAGGCTCGCGCCCGTGTGGATCGCCGCACCCGCGCCGAACGCGTCCGCACCGGTCACGGGGAGCATGCTCAGGTCGCCCGTCGTGATGTCCCCCGCCCAGCTGTTCGTGTTTCCGATGTAGGCCACGTCGTCGCCGTCACGCGCCCACGCGGGGTGGGTACCCGGGTTGGGCAACGTGCCCGCCGCGGGCGTCACTTGGAGCCCCGTGAACGGATTGATCAAGAAGAGGAAGTCGTTCCCACCGGCGCTCGACACCATCGCGCGCGTGTCATCCGGGCTGAACGAGGCGGTGCGCCACCGGATCGACTGCGACACAGGCCACTCGGTGGGCGCCGGGTCGGCGTCGAGGTCGTCGCGCGTCAGGTCGTACAGGGCGCCGTAGTTGGAGAAGTGGAGGTTCGCGAGCATGTAGCGCCCGCTGGTGCTGATGGCGTGGCAGCCCACACAGTCGTCGCCGTCCTCGTTGTCGGCGAGCGGTGAGTTGGGATGCGGGAGGAGCAGCTCACTGGCCGACGCGCCGTCGTTGATGCGGCGGATCTTCTCGTCGTCGATGTCCCAGTAGTAGACGGTGCCCGTGACCGCCGCGATGGCGAAGGTCACGTCGACGGGGAGACCGCTGACCACCTCCTGCGCCGCGCTGTCGTAGCGGTCGACTTGAATCTGCATGGCTTCGCTCGGATCCGACTGGGCCAAGGCGCGCCAAGCAGCGCTCTCCACCAGGTAGTGGTCGTTGACCGCCTCCGCCGGGTTGCGGGTGTACACGACCACGCGGGCGTGGGGCTTCTGCAGGGTGACCCGGAAGGTGTCGCCCTCGGGGCAGACCGCCGTGTTCGCCCCGCACGCCCACTGGACATCCATGGGCGAGACGTTCTGCGGCACGACGACTCCGTCCAAGGGATAGTGCAGCGCTGCGGTCCGGGCCGCGTCCGTGACCGGGGTACCGGCGAACAGCGCGGGCGGGTCCGAGGGGCCACCGCCACCCGCGCCAATCGTCCGCGTGAGGTTGACGGTGAGGGTGACGCTGTCGGTGAAGGTCTGCCCACCGACCGTCTGCGACGCCGTGATGGTGACGGTCCCGCCCGACAGGCCGTTCGCCGTGAAGGCTCCCGTCCCTTCGTCGAGCGTCCCGAGCACACGCGCGCTCGCTGTGTAGCGGGGGCTCGCGCTGCCCGTGCTCCCGTCGGAGCGGCGCAGCACCGCCGTGAGCTGCACCGACCCCGTCGCCCCCACCTCGATGTCGAGCGTCGGGTCGTCCGGTGAGACCTCGAGGCCAGTGAGCGTCACCCCTGGACCCAGGTCCTCGAGGGGCGGACCGCTGTCGACCTGCGGGTTGGTGACGCACAGCCCCCCAGAGCACAGCAGGTCGCTGCGGCACGGCCGGCTCGTGTCGCAGGGATCTCCGACCTGCCCGCCGCGCCCCCCCGGCCCACTGCTTCCACAGCCGACGTAGGTGAGCGCCGCGACGAAGAACGTCGTGGACAAATGGAGGCTCGGCCCTGTCGGGGAGCGGCGGATTCGGCGGGGGTTGGGCATGCGGTCTCCTTGGTGGTCCACCATACACGCTGAGCCCTCGCGTCGACCACGACATCGTTCGGCGCAACGTTCGTGACATCGCTTGAACCGTGGTGGTGCAGCGGCTAATGTCGCGCACCGTGACGGCCCCGACCACCCCTCTCCTCGAGACCCCACTCGTCGACGAACACCGCGCACTCGGTGCCCGCTTGGTGCCCTTCGCCGGCTGGCTCATGCCCGTTCAGTACGAAGGAATCCGCCAGGAGCACGAGGCCGTGCGCACCGGCGCGGGCCTGTTCGACGTGTCCCACATGGGTGAGCTGCACCTCGAGGGCCCCGAGGCGGTGGGCTTGGTGGACTCTTTGGTCACCAACGCGGTCAAGGAGCTGCCCGTCGGGAAGGCGCTCTACACCTGCTGCTGCAACGCCGAGGGCACCATCCTGGACGACCTGATCGTCTACCGGCGTGGCGAGCAGAACATCCTCGTCGTGTGCAACGCGGGCAACCGCGACAAGATCTCCGCTCACTTCGCGAAGCACGCGGAGGGCCGCTGCAGCTTCCGCGACGCGTCCGACGACACCGCCCTGCTCGCGCTCCAGGGGCCCAAGGCCGAGCAGGCGCTGCGCGAGGTGGGCTGCGACCCGCACTTGCCCGAGCTCGGCACCTTCCACCTGGCGGACGGAAACGTGGCAGGCGTTGCCTGTACGGTCGCGCGCACGGGCTACACGGCCGAGGACGGCTTCGAGCTGTTCTGCGCCAACGCCGACGCCCCCAAGCTGTTCCGCGCGCTGCTGGCCGCGCCGGTCGGGGTCAAGCCCATCGGGCTCGGCGCGCGTGACACCCTGCGGCTCGAGGGCAAGCTCTCGCTGTACGGCAACGACATCGACGAGACCACCAACCCGCTCGAGGCCGGGCTGGGTTGGGTGGTGAAGCTGGATGGCGACGACTTCATTGGGCGTGACGCGCTGCGCGCCATCAAGGAAGCGGGCGTCACGCGCAAGCTCGTGGGCATCGAGATGACGGGCCGCGGCATCGCGCGCCATGGGTACCCGGTCGTGGTGGACGGTGTGTCCGTCGGCGTCGTGACCAGCGGCTCCCCATCCATCACACTCGGCACCAACATCGGATTGGCGTACGTGCCGGTCGCGCAGGCCCGCGTGGGCACCCCCCTCGGAGTCGAGATCCGAGGCAAGATCATCGACGCCGTGGTCGTCAAGACCCCCTTCTACAAGCGCCCAACCCCATAGAGACCCCATGACCTACCCCGCAGA
This window harbors:
- the gcvT gene encoding glycine cleavage system aminomethyltransferase GcvT, which translates into the protein MSRTVTAPTTPLLETPLVDEHRALGARLVPFAGWLMPVQYEGIRQEHEAVRTGAGLFDVSHMGELHLEGPEAVGLVDSLVTNAVKELPVGKALYTCCCNAEGTILDDLIVYRRGEQNILVVCNAGNRDKISAHFAKHAEGRCSFRDASDDTALLALQGPKAEQALREVGCDPHLPELGTFHLADGNVAGVACTVARTGYTAEDGFELFCANADAPKLFRALLAAPVGVKPIGLGARDTLRLEGKLSLYGNDIDETTNPLEAGLGWVVKLDGDDFIGRDALRAIKEAGVTRKLVGIEMTGRGIARHGYPVVVDGVSVGVVTSGSPSITLGTNIGLAYVPVAQARVGTPLGVEIRGKIIDAVVVKTPFYKRPTP